A stretch of DNA from Anopheles ziemanni chromosome 3, idAnoZiCoDA_A2_x.2, whole genome shotgun sequence:
CAGTAtgcatattttcatttaattgttttactctattttcttcaaaaagcCGCTTCTCGCTTATGCTTAACGGTGTAATACTGCTTACAGGTATCAGTCTGCGGAAATAAGTGGTTTCCGATGCTACGTAATCCTAAATTCCCCCGAAGATGGCCAACGTTCGCGTCAAGCGTGCGCTTTTCCGACCCTCAAAAGTCACTGTACAAAAGTTGTTGTGTTCCGTTCGCTATTTACAGATGGTTCGCAAGCTTCCGTTGTAGACGCGAGTTACGAGGCAACCGATGCCGTCCCGACGCCATAAAGGGACAACTGCTTCCGGGCGGCCGCCAGCTCGAACTTCAGCTCGATGTTTTCCCGCTCGAGAAACGCGGCCCGGATGGCGATCTCGTCCTCCTTGATGCGTCGCCGATCGCGCGATTTCTTGGCGGCCGCGTTGTTCTTCTTGCGCCGCTCGTAGTAGGCGGAGTCTTTCACCGACCCGCTTCCGCCAGAAGACGATGGTGCATTAGGGGCGCCGTTGTCCGTCGAGGACTTTTTATCGTGAGGCAGGGTGGCATCGCCGCTTCCGGTGACGACATCGCACGAGGACGAGTCGGTCGCGTTCTGTTTGCTGTCTCCGTCGCTCTGATGGCTGCTGTCGCTGTCGCACGCCGGGGTTTCACTTTGCAATGGCGTCCCCTCGCGACGCTGATTGGCTGCCTTCGCCGCGGCTCGTTGCGCCATCGCGTTGCACACTGACGTAAGGTTCTGTTGCTTTTTGCCCTTTATCGACGCCATGTTGGAAATCGGTGCGGGCTCCGCCGCCGCCTTCGATGGTGGCTTTTCATCGCACGATTCCGACGAAGCATCGCTCATCGTGGCCAAACCTTTGCTGGAGTTGCTGGCCAGGCGGCGCATTTTGGGGTTCGACACCGTCGGCTGGCCACCGTTGGCCGCGTGGATCTGTTCGAGCATCCGCTTCCGGAAGAGGTTGTACTTTTCCGTCGAGTTCGTGTCGAGGATGGTGTCGCTGGCGACGAACCCGGCCGCGAGGCTGAGCGGATCGCGCGGGTATGCCTTGAAGGGGCGCGACAGTTTGCCATCCCTTCCCACAACCATCGGatattgttgctgctgctgttgcccaTCCGTTGCATCGTCCTTCGGTTTGCGCTGACTCGACGTGACGAGCGATGTTCCCTCCGAGCCGGACTCGGAAAGTGCGTCCAGTTCCCGACCGGTCCGGATGGGACTCGGGGAAAACACAACCGATGGTGGCGTTTGCTGTGGCTGCTGAAGGTgatggtgctgttgctgcagggCCGCCGCCGGAAGAAGGTACGAAGGAATGGCCGGCGATCGTTGCACTTGCTGGAGAAGATGCTGCTGAAGAATGTCCGTGTCCGGCTTTGCCATGCCTCCCTGGTggagttggtggtggtggtgctggtggtgagggtgatgatgatggaaagcGGAAGGGCCAGTCACGAGCGCCGCCGGTCGCGCGAGTTCGTCAAAGTGCAGCAGAGACTTCGATGGCGACAAGCGACGAGCGCGCATCAGTTCACCGTAGTTAAGCAGGATTGCGCTTTCTGCCGTCTGGCCAACGGGTTCACATTGCGGGGAACTGTGGTTGCTCGGTGGTGGAGTACCACCGGCATCGCTGAAGCAATGGTACGCCGGGGAGGGTGTCTTGCGGGTATCCAAAGAGTCACGACGCTTGGAGAGGTCCAACACACCGGAATCGGTCGACTGTGGCCGACAGTTTTGGTCGGCCAGTTTCGGGGAAGCGGGTGAGTAGAGCGATGGGCTGAGGCGTGGTTCTGGAGagacaaaacaacaaagtCACTTGATTAGTATCGATTCACGGCAAACGCAAACATCCATTTTCGATTCTTCACACacaaccgaaacactttatatcgCGTTGAAACTACTTGCTTACCTGTTTTTAAATCCATCATAAATTGAGCCATCATTTTCGAGGCcgagtttttcactttcccaaTCGATCCACACTCACAATAAAACACTCCGTTGTCGAAGCGAGTCCGTTTTCACAACTTCACGAAAATGTCTCCACTTCAAACGTTTCTCGTTTCACTTCCAGAACAGAACTGACCTCGAACCTTGACCACCCGGTTTACTTATATACCGACGGTCCACCTACGCCTGCCGACCCATCCCATCCCTTTCCCCTTTTCGCCTTCTTTGTCTTCCAAAACAgatttcccatttccatttttGGTGACAGGCCGGAGTTTTGCAACGGGAACCCTTTCGAAGCGGTCGATTGTGTTgaagaccaaaaaaaaaaaagaagtttacCGCTCCGACCTTTCAACTGACCGCTCGTCCATGTCGCACTTTCCCTTTTCTCCCTCTGTTCGCTCGAGAACCAATCAacgagggtggaaaaatagGTAGACGAGGAAACGAATGTTTGCAAACGGTTCCATCCCTTTCCGTTTCATCtatgggtcccgttcttccaTTTTGACTTGTTGCTGGGAGTTTTCCCTACACGCACATGGGTAGGTTTCAGGCCACGATAGCACTTGAAGCTACTGCAGGAAACCAAACACCGAAAGGGGTCTGGATGTCTGCGGTCCGATCTGCTCCCATCCGGAAACCGTCGGTACAGTTAGTTCAATAGGGATTTTCGAAGCGGTGGAAAGCGCTGGGAGCTGGGTGAAAGAGGGGTAGAATGGAAGCTGCCGTTGTGAGGGACTGCTTCAAGCATAACTTTTCCTTCCGCATACCGACCGTCATATTGCCGGATatatatttttcgtatataCGCATAATTACGATAAAGTTAGCGTAAAGGCTTTATTACTTTAGGTTCGACAATTCGAACGTAAGATTAATAAAGTTTTGGCAAAATTTAACCAAAGAAATTGTAGTCCtggttaaattttaaactccTATCCGACTTTGATTTTTAGATAGCagctttcatttttcctttctacTACATATGTTGCAATGCAGGTTAAGCTTTAAGAgctatataaataaatatgtaaaattgtatataaaataatatataacATAAGCCatgtaattttcatttccaatcgAACATAAATGATGTCGAACATAATCGAACATAACTGAATGGCTTTGCTTATCATGTGAACTGAATCGTTTTGTGATTTGCagcgttttctatttttgagataaaaatatgttaattaaTTCATTCGAGAAACATCCTATACtgaacttgaaataatcataTCATTCGATGAGTTTTCGGCCTGAGGATTCATTTAATAATAAACCTTGAAAATAGTTCTTTCAGATaggtttttaaaattaaacatttgttttactcATTCGCTTTTATTCTTCTCCTAAAGGTGACTTCAAAGAAAACTTCCGGGatgattaatttgtttttgaaatagCAAGCTCATTTAGAATTAAAACTACGTACAGAAAATATAAACCATATATTTCCTTTAATGTAACGTAAAAGTTGATAATATTAGGCAGATGCATAAATTGAAAATCTGTACCATGAACCGTCATGAAATCGAGTTGCAGAAAGGAAGAGAAAGGCACACGCAAGCCACCTTCATCCATCCTTCCATGCCCGGTACGTATGCCCAGTACCGTAATGCGGAAATGGGAACCGACAATCCCTAAACCCTCACAGAGGGCTCACAATCCCTCGGCTCAGGGGGAGTGTCCTCGGGAAAGCTGGTTTGCAAAAGGAAGCAATTGCCTCAGGGAAGCGGCGAGTTGGCCACGCGCACGACGGCAGCCCTTCGCCATCAAACGACGGAGTTCCCGTCGCTGCCTGGCCAGCAGGACCTCTTCTTTCGCCCGGCGTCCCTTTCTGAAGGGGTGAGAATTTTTACGACCCCGCCAACGCCAACCCCTCCGACCCTTCGAAGTAATGAGCAAGAGCAATTCACATGAGGCGCAAAGCGGGGGAGTTCTATGGAGTTTTATTGAactcttttcctttccgtttgtGGACCAAAGGATCGGTCCAATATTTTCGCCCATTAGGAAAGGTCAGCCTCGCGCAGCATTTTCGGCCGAAAGGCCGGTTTAGCGAAATTGTCGCCACGCATTGTGTGCGTCCCGGACTGACCCATCTTacgggggaaagggaaaatgtgCATCCCGTTTAATCATAATAATTTTGAGGCCCCTTTCCGCGCAGGTAGAAACGATCTTAGATCAAGGAACGGTGTAAGTGCAGCGCTGAAGATCGAACGGAAAGGATTTGGCAAGGGGTTATGGGAAAGTGCCAGCTCAACGACACCCACGCGGACGAAGATGAGGAGTTTGTTTAGCGCTTTGTTGAAGTTGAAATGGCGAAGCGTGGTATCCTTCTAAGTCTGATGCTGGGAAAAATTGggacgaaataaaaaacgatTACTCCTAATTAACGCTTCTTTGTTGAGGCGGACATTTGACGGGTCGAGTGAAGACCAGTGGTTTCTCAGAGAAATCGTGGGAAATTTCCCTACTGAGGCAGAAACAGAATAATCAGAATTATAATTTAATCAGAAAGTTGTGACAATAACAAACAGTAAAACTAAGAATGAATCTGAggcagcaaaacaacaataGGCTCTCTTGGTATTGGTTGATTTGGAGAAATAATGGAGGAGGAGAtaaggaaaacattaaattttgaaCTGTTGCTCAAATAAAACTTACTAGTAtactatttatttaataacatggcaacaacacaacaacataatccttttctttatttttgatgCGTTAATAAAGAACCTTTTCTTACCACCAACGATGGGTCATTAGTTGacgttggttggtttggttgtagAAGTCAAAGCTCACGAAAACATTCgaaaaaactgtttaaaatctgatcagtaaataaataatcatcaacatcaacccTATACTTCCGTCGTCGTGTGCTGAAGCAAAGTGAAGAGAACTCCTGCCCCGGTGTTTTGCATGGTTTGAAACTATTTGCCTTGCACTTCTTCGCAACACTTTGCCGAAGGTAAATCTTCCACTTTGAAGAGAGTTTGTTTCCGGAACAGGATTTTTTAAGCCAAAAGGAAACAGACACACATCGaagcggaaggaaaaatgaaacaccagaagcttgttgttggttgaatggGTAAAAGAATGATAAAAGATGCGAGCAGGATCTCAGAAGAGGAGCGTGCTCGTTGAGTTTTGAGCAGATAggttaaaaaaggaaatcattaAAAGAATAACCGTTGAAGGCCAAGAGGACGCATTCAACCGCACATTGGTTAATCTCTTCCTCAAACAATCACCGGACAACGTGAACTTCGGCGCTTTtccaggaaaggaaaggatagTCCGGAAGCGGCCCGTGATGGTCGCGTGATCGCACTGCaggtccgtttttttttttacaaatcgcACTTTGCCGATCAAAGGCTTTTACTGCCGCACACTAATTGGTCTAAATCCTATTAGGCTCCTTGTAGGCCCACTGTAAGCGGCCAGCTTTACGCCGTCCCCGGCCGAGGGAGCGAACTTTTGCCAAAGCACCAAATCCGATTTGTGTGTCTGTTGTTTCataaaatgtttccttttttgtttcacgaAGAGCTTCCGTTTTATCTTCTGCCACAAGCAAAGCTACCGGTTTCTGTTCGTGCTGCTAGAAATTATGAATGAATT
This window harbors:
- the LOC131288049 gene encoding protein giant, producing MMAQFMMDLKTEPRLSPSLYSPASPKLADQNCRPQSTDSGVLDLSKRRDSLDTRKTPSPAYHCFSDAGGTPPPSNHSSPQCEPVGQTAESAILLNYGELMRARRLSPSKSLLHFDELARPAALVTGPSAFHHHHPHHQHHHHQLHQGGMAKPDTDILQQHLLQQVQRSPAIPSYLLPAAALQQQHHHLQQPQQTPPSVVFSPSPIRTGRELDALSESGSEGTSLVTSSQRKPKDDATDGQQQQQQYPMVVGRDGKLSRPFKAYPRDPLSLAAGFVASDTILDTNSTEKYNLFRKRMLEQIHAANGGQPTVSNPKMRRLASNSSKGLATMSDASSESCDEKPPSKAAAEPAPISNMASIKGKKQQNLTSVCNAMAQRAAAKAANQRREGTPLQSETPACDSDSSHQSDGDSKQNATDSSSCDVVTGSGDATLPHDKKSSTDNGAPNAPSSSGGSGSVKDSAYYERRKKNNAAAKKSRDRRRIKEDEIAIRAAFLERENIELKFELAAARKQLSLYGVGTASVAS